From a region of the Triticum aestivum cultivar Chinese Spring chromosome 7D, IWGSC CS RefSeq v2.1, whole genome shotgun sequence genome:
- the LOC123165140 gene encoding putative 1-phosphatidylinositol-3-phosphate 5-kinase FAB1C, with the protein MGVPVARKSDSWVTDLAMTDCGGGDRSDLGVRPINGGRGAAMEQRGDGLDGATMSPPERVPTPSSSRSAGWRRFSSPGPLRCSTPGSIGYEDGDDSDRDRYFSPGSEFSQDTSDTDSVSTNISRLYTFRLGNSSPLYSPMRRSGQVGTSPPSGINGHASQNSPIYSLNSGHGYDDGDYLMDSPNCDDEHHDNIIQPIDFESNNGLIWHPPPPQDEGDDSENGFFQYDDDDDDSAIGDGKTFERVNHECGGSEDLPGTKGKQNIAHKEFLRNALHGHFRALVSQLLQGHGVDLVDGWSDIVSLLAWQAATFVQPDTSKGGSMDPTNYVKVKCVASGTPNDSTFIKGVVCSKNVKHKRMVSKHENPRILLLGGALEHQKVTNKLASINSILEQEKEYLKNAVAKIEAQRPHVLLVEKSVPMYAQQLLAKDISLVLNVKRSLLERISRCTGAKIASSIDNITSARLGQCQAFWIERVAESLAPKDSNRKSIKTLMFFDGCPRRLGCTVLLRGTSYEELRKVKLALQFAVFAAYQLSLETSYLADEGATLPKTPSDLPVRPLEKHMNGGDISSSNSRQNLNNFQIIGDRTSEKGCIVPLNFLDGSSKVLTIDQSLLKPNLGQEEYIPGTDDTFSHPPTLFIDNDCESPLVGKGTPADLQYPDDVHRDEMVGGIYRVESELDNGCHHTSDEEHAGVTIPDHNENPTEYFPTSENAQSILVSLSVACPQKRIVCKQSQLFRIKFYGNFDKPLGRYFREDLFYQTSCCESCKEPAESHVQCYTHQQGSLSIGVRNLESVKPLPGRNDGKIWMWHRCLRCKQKNGNPPATHRVVMSDAACGLSFGKFLELSFSNHTTANRVACCGHSLQRDCLRFYGFGSMVAVFRYSPVDILSVNLPPSVLDFAYPVAQDWLIEEAGDVANRKDNFYRVIFDNLDCIEKTVSAQEDVSMKAGLYKHVVDLKDLIKVEWKKYDVLSGFGSIQKLQTIGEPVDVLELNRLRRELVLDAHVWDRRLHMMHSLTKKNCTAATDAQCPKKFPESVLEDSKAEISSTQENMEKSLEYSQSSSFITDSGKPLLRREHGGTTVSHSGLTNIDEVYHQSVEGSASSAGLHIVPHPCEVQSNGVVADELKLEKTLEKSESSPSNLSDRIDLAWTGSGVETLLVAPTALMNGSSYQNVMAPIRIKSFDSGINFRNGLSPVDDSNVSIRRAYSQRPPRALERTGRGLSPIFTNKLSLPGMVDGEGRFLLSQSVSDVVVPVYDDEPSSMIAHAMTVPEYRSFMLPVLNLHNELDRPSVLNSLDQNSTSRSWSDVSQMNSKDIHLTVSFEDEDSCSVDKAKFSVICYFAKQFDSIRKKCCADELDYIRSLSRCKRWSAQGGKSNVYFAKTLDDRFVIKQVTRTELDSFEDYATEYFKYITESVSSGSPICLAKVLGLYQVVAKNMKDGKELKMELMVMENIFFKRKVSRIYDLKGSLRSRYNPDTSGNNKVLLDLNLLETLHTKPIFLGSKAKRRLERAVWNDTSFLASVGVMDYSLLVGIDEEKKELVMGIIDYLRQYTWDKQLETWVKASGILGGSKDGMPTIISPDQYKKRFRKAMSKYFLTVPDQWSP; encoded by the exons ATGGGAGTTCCCGTCGCGCGGAAGTCCGATTCTTGGGTTACCGACCTTGCGATGACGgactgcggcggcggcgaccgCTCCGACCTCGGCGTCCGGCCTATTAACGGTGGCCGAGGTGCCGCCATGGAGCAGCGCGGTGACGGGTTGGATGGGGCTACGATGTCCCCACCGGAGCGTGTCCCGACACCGTCTTCCTCGAGGTCTGCTGGGTGGCGGCGTTTCTCCTCACCTGGTCCTCTCCGATGCTCAACGCCAGG GAGTATTGGTTATGAAGACGGTGATGACTCAGACCGAGACCGGTATTTCTCCCCGGGCAGTGAGTTTTCTCAAGATACTTCTGATACGGATTCCGTGAGCACAAATATTAGTAGGCTGTACACATTCAGGTTGGGAAATTCGAGCCCGTTATATAGTCCTATGAGACGATCGGGACAAGTAGGCACAAGTCCTCCCTCCGGGATAAATGGTCATGCCAGCCAAAATTCTCCTATATACTCTTTGAATTCTGGCCATGGCTATGATGATGGTGATTATTTGATGGATTCACCGAATTGCGACGATGAACATCATGACAATATTATACAGCCAATTGATTTTGAGAGTAATAATGGACTCATATGGCATCCTCCGCCGCCTCAAGATGAGGGTGATGACTCCGAAAACGGTTTCTTTCAatatgatgacgacgatgatgacagTGCTATTGGTGATGGGAAGACCTTTGAACGTGTTAACCATGAGTGCGGTGGTAGTGAGGATTTACCAGGGACCAAAGGAAAACAGAATATAGCTCATAAAGAGTTCTTAAGGAACGCTTTACATGGGCATTTCAGGGCTCTTGTGTCCCAATTGCTCCAAGGTCATGGAGTTGACCTCGTGGATGGATGGTCGGACATAGTATCCTTATTAGCATGGCAGGCAGCTACCTTTGTGCAGCCAGATACAAGCAAGGGTGGTAGCATGGATCCCACCAACTATGTCAAAGTTAAATGCGTAGCATCAGGGACTCCCAACGATAG TACTTTCATTAAAGGCGTTGTTTGTTCTAAGAATGTAAAACATAAACGCATGGTGTCAAAGCATGAGAATCCTAGAATTCTTCTTTTGGGAGGAGCACTGGAACATCAAAAGGTTACAAACAAACTAGCATCGATAAACAGCATTCTTGAACAG GAAAAGGAATATCTTAAGAATGCTGTTGCAAAGATAGAGGCCCAACGGCCTCATGTCTTGTTGGTTGAAAAGAGTGTGCCGATGTATGCTCAACAGCTTCTTGCAAAAGATATATCTTTAGTACTGAATGTCAAGAGATCACTTCTAGAACGGATATCACGCTGCACAGGTGCTAAAATTGCTTCATCCATTGACAATATCACTTCAGCAAGACTTGGACAATGCCAAGCTTTCTGGATTGAAAGAGTTGCAGAATCTTTAGCTCCGAAGGACTCTAACAGAAAATCTATCAAGACACTGATGTTCTTTGATGGTTGTCCAAGACGCTTGGGCTGCACG GTCCTCCTAAGGGGCACATCCTATGAAGAGTTAAGGAAGGTCAAACTCGCTCTGCAATTTGCTGTATTTGCAGCATATCAACTAtcactggagacttcatatcttgcAGATGAGGGTGCAACACTACCAAAGACCCCTTCGGATCTTCCAGTTCGTCCACTTGAGAAGCATATGAATGGTGGAGATATTTCCTCAAGTAATTCTCGGCAGAATTTGAATAATTTTCAAATCATTGGTGACAGAACTTCAGAAAAGGGCTGCATCGTGCCTCTAAATTTCCTTGATGGTTCTTCAAAAGTGTTAACTATTGACCAATCCCTTTTGAAACCTAACCTTGGTCAGGAAGAATACATTCCTGGAACTGATGACACGTTTTCTCATCCCCCGACATTGTTTATCGATAATGATTGTGAATCACCTCTAGTTGGAAAAGGGACACCAGCAGATTTGCAATACCCTGATGACGTTCATCGAGATGAGATGGTTGGTGGGATTTATAGAGTTGAAAGTGAGTTGGACAATGGTTGCCATCATACATCAGACGAAGAACATGCAGGAGTAACCATACCTGATCATAACGAGAACCCCACCGAGTATTTCCCAACATCCGAGAATGCACAGAGCATTTTGGTTTCCTTGTCCGTTGCATGCCCTCAGAAAAGAATTGTATGCAAGCAATCTCAGCTCTTCCGCATAAAGTTCTACGGTAATTTTGATAAGCCACTTGGGAGGTATTTTCGTGAAGATTTATTTTATCAG ACTTCATGCTGTGAGTCTTGCAAAGAACCTGCAGAATCTCATGTCCAATGTTATACTCATCAACAAGGCAGTCTTTCAATAGGTGTTAGAAATCTTGAATCTGTAAAGCCGTTACCTGGACGGAATGATGGGAAGATATGGATGTGGCACAGGTGCCTCCGGtgcaaacaaaaaaatggaaaCCCTCCGGCAACACACAGAGTAGTGATGTCTGATGCGGCATGTGGACTTTCTTTTGGGAAGTTTCTTGAACTTAGCTTTTCGAATCACACAACAGCCAATCGAGTTGCCTGCTGTGGACATTCCCTCCAGAGGGACTGTCTTCGTTTTTATGG GTTCGGAAGCATGGTTGCTGTCTTCCGTTATTCTCCTGTGGACATCCTATCTGTCAACTTGCCACCCTCAGTATTAGACTTTGCTTATCCAGTAGCACAAGATTGGCTCATCGAGGAGGCTGGTGAT GTAGCCAATAGGAAGGATAACTTTTACAGGGTGATTTTTGACAATCTTGACTGCATTGAAAAGACAGTTTCAGCCCAAGAAGATGTGAGCATGAAGGCGGGCTTGTATAAACATGTTGTTGATCTTAAAGATCTGATTAAAGTTGAGTGGAAGAAATATGAC GTTTTGTCGGGGTTTGGTAGCATACAGAAGTTACAAACAATTGGAGAACCTGTAGATGTTCTAGAGCTCAACCGCCTGAGGCGAGAGCTTGTACTTGATGCACATGTATGGGATCGCCGTCTGCACATGATGCACTCACTCACCAAGAAAAACTGTACTGCGGCAACTGATGCACAGTGTCCTAAGAAATTTCCTGAAAGCGTGTTAGAAGATTCAAAGGCTGAGATTTCCAGCACACAGGAAAATATGGAGAAGTCACTAGAATATTCTCAGTCAAGTTCTTTTATCACAGATAGTGGGAAGCCATTGCTCAGAAGAGAACATGGTGGCACAACTGTGTCACATTCTGGGTTGACCAACATAGATGAAGTATACCACCAGTCTGTTGAAGGCTCTGCTAGTTCTGCTGGTCTCCACATTGTCCCGCACCCATGTGAAGTACAGAGCAATGGGGTGGTGGCTGATGAACTTAAGCTTGAGAAGACATTGGAGAAGTCAGAGTCTTCTCCATCAAATCTTTCTGATAGAATTGACTTGGCATGGACTGGCTCTGGCGTGGAGACACTTCTAGTCGCACCTACTGCTCTGATGAATGGCTCCTCATACCAGAATGTTATGGCTCCAATTAGAATTAAATCATTTGATTCTGGAATCAATTTCAGAAATGGGTTATCACCTGTCGACGATTCAAATGTAAGCATAAGAAGAGCTTATTCCCAAAGGCCTCCTAGGGCGCTTGAGAGAACAGGCAGGGGTTTGTCCCCGATCTTCACAAATAAGCTGTCACTTCCTGGTATGGTTGATGGTGAGGGCCGTTTCCTTCTATCACAAAGTGTTTCAGATGTTGTTGTTCCAGTGTATGATGATGAGCCGTCCAGTATGATAGCCCATGCCATGACTGTTCCAGAATATCGTAGTTTCATGTTGCCAGTGCTGAATCTGCATAATGAATTGGACAGACCTAGTGTTTTGAACTCTCTGGATCAGAATTCTACTTCTAGAAGCTGGTCAGATGTATCTCAAATGAATTCCAAGGATATTCATTTGACGGTTTCTTTTGAGGATGAAGACTCATGTTCTGTGGATAAGGCAAAATTTTCTGTCATATGTTATTTTGCAAAGCAGTTTGATTCAATCAGAAAAAAGTGTTGTGCAGATGAATTGGATTACATTCGTTCTTTGAGCCGGTGCAAGAGATGGAGTGCTCAAGGTGGCAAGAGTAATGTATACTTTGCCAAGACACTGGATGACAGATTTGTCATAAAGCAAGTGACACGGACGGAATTAGATTCATTTGAGGACTACGCAACCGAGTACTTCAAATATATAACAGAGTCTGTATCCTCTGGAAGCCCAATTTGCCTTGCTAAAGTTCTTGGTCTTTACCAG GTCGTTGCCAAGAACATGAAAGATGGAAAGGAACTGAAGATGGAATTAATGGTCATGGAAAACATATTTTTCAAGAGGAAGGTATCAAGAATATATGACCTGAAAGGATCCCTGCGTTCCCGTTACAACCCTGATACATCAGGAAACAACAAGGTTCTCTTAGATCTCAATCTATTAGAGACACTTCATACAAAACCCATTTTTCTTGGAAGCAAAGCAAAAAGAAGGTTGGAACGAGCTGTCTGGAACGATACTTCTTTTCTGGCA TCGGTGGGTGTGATGGACTACTCCCTCTTGGTTGGCATCGACGAGGAGAAGAAAGAGCTGGTGATGGGAATCATTGACTATCTCCGCCAGTACACGTGGGACAAACAGCTGGAGACCTGGGTGAAGGCGTCGGGGATTCTGGGGGGCTCCAAGGACGGGATGCCCACCATCATTTCTCCAGACCAGTACAAGAAGAGGTTCAGGAAGGCCATGTCAAAGTACTTCCTGACTGTCCCCGACCAATGGTCACCTTGA